Part of the Sander lucioperca isolate FBNREF2018 chromosome 1, SLUC_FBN_1.2, whole genome shotgun sequence genome is shown below.
GCTTATAATCAAAAtcataatattataataatcataatattcTAACATTGAATGATGCCCTCCAACTTATGTAGCTTTTGTGTACTTGTTGATTGAGTTTGATCACGCTTCTCCATGAACAGTATAAACTGGCAagcatttttttcataattgatttcttttattttgccaCTTTAGTATGTTTGGAATTGTTTCTTGGAGATAGGGTAcagtacattttttaacattatcaaACAGAGATGGAGAATATGTGTGAAAAACAAACCATGTCTAGTAGAGATGCAACATGTTTGATAAGAGATACCCTTATACGTTTTTCTGGCTTAGATTTAGAGAAACACTATCTGAAGTGACACTGAAGCtgcactttttatttctttaacagTTAATTTGATTTTGTGGTAAATCAAAATAAGTACCTATGCTCACCAGGGAAGCATTTTAACCAGCACTGTTGTGCATTGATCAGTATCACATTAGTAAGAGGAAaacagagacagctgacagaTTCAACTGATGGTGGAAAAAGCGAGAGAAGGAAGTTCTTTATTAAAACCCTAAGAGATCCCCAACCAAAATTTAGACTTCAACTTACCTGTATTTGAATAAGAAACTAGATGGGAAGAGGATTGTAgcaatgtgacatttgtgtgcGGCGAGGTCCATCAAATCTGTTGTCATTCTATACAATACTAGTAAAGGCACCTGAGGCTATTTTTCTCTAAACCTGTTCTGccatattatttataatattaattaattCACAGCCACGACAAGGTCCATCTTGAGTGACTAacgtatttctctctctctttgttctcTACCTCTTTTCTTGCAGAACCGTGACAGAATGGTCGACTGTATGAGCAAAGTCATGCTGCACACGGTCATCTCATGTTGGCCACCATTCCTGGGACTGGCCCTCGTGGCTGTCTTTGTGGGTTCCACCCTGGGATGTCCCTCACGCTGCGAGTGTTCAGCGCAGACCAAGGCGGTTGTCTGTCACCGCAAGCGCATGCCCAGCATCCCGGATGGCATCCCGACCGAGACAAGGATCCTGGATCTGAGTAAGAACAAGCTGACAATGATCAACCCTGATGACTTTTTTGCCTTTCCTGGGCTTGAGGAACTTGACCTAAGTGGAAATATTATTAGTTATGTTGAGCCTGGAGCTTTTAACGCCCTTTTTACCATGCACTCACTTAGTCTCAAGAGCAATCGTATCAAGCTCATTCCTCTGGGTGTCTTCACAGGCTTAACAAATCTTACCCGACTGGATATAAGTGACAACAAAATCGTCATCCTACTGGATTACATGTTCCAGGACTTGCACAATCTAAAGTTTTTGGAAGTGGGTGACAATGATCTGGTTTACATTTCTCACCGTGCATTCAGTGGACTTTTAAGCCTGGAGATGCTAACCTTAGAAAGGTGCAACCTTACAGTTGTACCCACTGAGGCCCTTTCCCACCTGCATAACCTGGTCAGCCTCCATCTAAGATACCTCAGCATCAGCACTTTGCATTCTTACTCATTCAAAAAGCTGTTCCGGCTGCGGCTTTTAGAAATTGATTTTTGGCCTTCACTAGACCATGTGCCAGCCAATACCCTGCATGGCCTCAACCTGACCGCTTTATTCATAACCAACACCAACTTGTCCTCCTTCCCTTACCAAGCCCTGAAGCATCTGCCCTACCTGACACACCTGAACCTGTCTTTCAACCGCATTAGGCACATTGAAGGGGGGATGCTGATGGAACTGGTTCGGCTTCAAGAGCTCCATCTGGTTGGAGCTCAACTCACCACCATTGAACCATATGCCTTTCAGGGCCTGCGGGGGCTCAAAGTCCTCAATGTCTCTCATAACCGACTGGATACACTGGAGAAGGGTGTTTTTCAGTCTCCCGAGGCTCTAGAGGTTCTTCTGATTGACAACAACCCCTTGGTGTGCGACTGTCGTCTCATGTGGATCCTACAGAAAAGGCACTCCATCTTCTTTGGAGATTCACAGCCGGAGTGCAGCACACCTGAAGGTATTCGTGGCAGGCCTTTTAAGGAGTTTAAGGAGACTCTCCTGTCTTATTACGTGACATGTACCAAGCCAAAAATCCGTGAGAATAAAACCCAAACGATCACTGTGGATGAGGGCCAGCAGGCGATGTTGCGCTGCAGTGCTGAGGGGACACCAAGGCCCATTGTGTCCTGGTTGTCCCCACGTCGACGAGTTCTGACAAGTAGGAGCCATGGTAGAGTTACCCTCCACAACAATGGCACACTTGAGATCAAGTCAGCAGAGGTGCAAGACAGCGGAGTGTACCTTTGCCTTGCCTCAAACAGTGCTGGGAATGACACCCTGATGACTTCATTGGCGGTTAAAAGTCTGGGATCGCTGTACGCTAACCGGACCCAGTACTACACAGATCCCAGCAATACCACTGCCAACGGGACGGCCGGTGTGACCCTCGGTTTAGACCTAAAGACTATTTTAGTGTCAACTGCTATGGGTTGTTTCACATTCCTGGGAGTGGTCTTGTTTTGTTTCCTGCTCCTTTTCGTTTGGAGCAGAGGTAAaggaaaacataaaaacaacatagaTGTTGAATATGTGCCTCGGTCAAAGTCTAACGGCACTAACGTTGACTCGGCAGAGGGACAAGCTGGCCCTCGTCGTTTTAACATGAAAATGATGTGACTTCTTTTATAGATTAAATATTCTGGATTGTGGAAATGCCTAAagtacagtgtatttttttgaaaattaacttaAACTTCCCACTGCTGCCGGAAGAGTGGTAGTGAATCCGTTTGGGGCGTCATAACAAGATGAGAAGTACCTGAAATTGTGGATCTTGACATAATGCTTGGATACTGTTTCAAATACTGAAAGGCATAGTAGGACATCCTCTTATATGATTGCCAGCGGGCAATTTCTTCAACATGGATGAGGAGTGAAAACTGTTGCCGCTATGGGGATCTGAAGGAAATAGGTGTCATTTATCAgctttttgaaatttatatgcCCAAAAAAAAGAACGCTTCAGTTTTGGGTTGGATCTACGGACTTGGCTGAACCATGTACATTACAAATTTGTATCTAAGCTATTAACCTACTTTGTTTAGTCTTGCGCCATGCTTATTCACTGAACAAATCAATGAAACAGACCATCATTTCCTATGTTCAATACTTTGCATATGTGTACCTAATGCTAAATTATGTATTCATAGCAATATTCATGGGATGCATTAGCCAAAATTGATATACCACATATGTTGAGCAAGAACATTCTTCAGACTTTTGAAGTTCCCATGGATTCAGGAAGGGCTTCTATGGGTGATTATCTGTCCCTGCTCCCCCAATTGACTCCTagatattaaaaatatatatattatttatcaatgaaaaaaagaagaaaaaagactaTTTATAAAAAAGGTTGAGCATTTTGCAAAATCAGTTCTCAAACACTGTTCAGGATCTAACCAAACACTTGGCTCATCATATCGATGACCCAGTGTTGGTCAAAGTACCTACATGAACCACCTTTTTGTcctatttttgtctttttttattactttaactGTACCTTTGCTGGTTGGCAAAATACATGTGTCAATTTTACTAAAGTGACATTTGCATAATTTTCCCCAGTAGAAAATTTGGACTTTGTTGTGGTAGTTCCTCATTTTGTTGTTGAATCATTTAGATTGTGAACACTTCAaagtaaaagttttaaaaaaaaatgtatgtgaaaTAAATGAAGATGTATTTGTACCAATGAGTCTGACTAAATGGCTAATACACAATGAAATAATGTTCTCTTCAGCCTTACTGATAGACATCACAGTCTTCTTTTAAGTATTGCGTAAACAAATTTATGCTAGTAACATTGCAACAATGACATAAAGAATTTGCACTTTATTCATGAAACTTAATCTTTAGGGTTACAAAAACACTCACATCAAAAGTGACATGTCCACCATTTGGTAAAACATGaaagtttatttaaaaatactAGCTATTTTGTTACATTCATATACCATACTTACAAATACCAATATCTCAAAGGATGCTAACATGGTCTAGTGATACACAGCTGTAATACTTGTTTTAATTACTTTGATAACAgtaatttgttaaaaaaaataaattatcaaacatttactgttgtACTGTATAAATATATTGAAATCACAGCTAAATTACAAATATATCTTCCATTGCATTTCACTTCAGTTACCATAAATGTACTGAGCCTAGTTGTCATACATAAGTTCCAGTTAAACTTCATATTATGCTTTGTACAATTTCTTGAAAGAAAAAATTTTACCCAAGAACCAAGAAATTGTTTTGATGTATGCTTTAATCAGTTATGACCTCACACAAACTTTGGTGAACCACCCACTGAGGTGTTCTGACTATAGTGCACACATCAGTACAAGTCAGAATATTTTTTATGCTATTGTTGAATTTGTGCCATCATGTTCAGTGTATTACTCATAATTACATTACAGTTTTCtctaaaaaataatacattataaatTGACTGTACATAAAAATGGtgtttacatgtcatttagaaTTTTTCTAATTCAGGTATTTATACAAAACCTTGTGCTTTTTAAAGTAGTGTGTGAAAAAATCAAGAAAACTTGACCAGTTTCCGAAACAGCATGAGTTGTCTGGTGAATGCACACCAATACTAAGTGCTGGTCATGGCaattttgcattttaaaaggAAGATGGCTGCACAGTGACTTGTTGATGATGTTGTCACTGATTGAAGATTCCGAACAGGTATGCATAAGGCTGttgacatttgttttaaacTTGCTTTGAAAAGGACCAAATAAGGTACAAAATGAGGTGATAGAATACAATCACTGGAGCTTAGTGTATATTCATTCTCTTTAAAATTTATCAGGTTCTGACCACATGCTTCAACAGTGGAATTTTGTAATAAATTGGCATTGTATTTCTTGCAACTCATGTACAGAAGAGATACATATTTTTAGAAACTGGACCCCAAAATTAAACAATATTTAGCTTTTGATTATTTAACCTTTGCTAAAATCCTGATGATACAGTGGGAAGAAGCACTTCTTCTGCGGTTTTCTTGTTCTTTTACAGAAATAAGGATAAAGCATAATTCTCTCAGGTTTATGGAGATTTTATCTGAGCAATTACCACGtaagaatatttttttaaatatgcataATCTTGGCCTCCTGCTGATACACACCTTCATTACCTGCATCCCTGTTTCTTGTATTGAAACAGGGATGCAGGGGGAATTGTGCACCCACTAAgttgaaatgtattttaaagtgtATTATAAACTTCTCTGCATCAACTGCTGATTAACGAATTATGTCCAAAGATATGGTGTTATACATACATTAAGAAATACTTGCTAAATGACTGTAGTGATAATACACAGTAATTGCTTTTTGTTAACAACTGAATCTAATTGTATGATACATCAGAAATTATTAGCttctttttcacattttctttccAAAGCATGCATCTCTTGTGCTGTCCCTCATTTGTGCAGTCTCATTAAGAGCCACAGAGTATATTTGGTTTCTGAACCTGCAGTCCCCTGGGCTGCTTCAGAGACTCAGAGCACCAAATGTTACATCTCctccaaaaatacaaaagaaacaAGGTTAACTTTGTAGGTCAGCACTGTCCACGTCCAGAGCGCTCATTTCGTCAAATTACATGAAAAATGTGTTGTGAGAAAGACTGGACATTTCTCCTACAAATGAGGCCCCTAAAAAGTAACTCATTTCTGTATTCTTGTCTAATGAGGTCTTTGCTTGCACTCATATAAAAAGGGTACATTATATTTCCCAAATAGCACTAAAAGAAATATTCTGCACTGTATAGATTCTGTTTAAATTGCAGCCTTTCATCTTAAATGATATGAAAAACTTTGAAATTTTCATCCATCTTTATAGGAAAACAAACTgattgtgtttacatgcacacttaCCAAAGATCAACAACAAGACAATCATTTGCAGTAACATTTTACATCACCAACACCAACACATTTTTATAGTATCCTAGTTATGTTTCAAAAGAAATCTGACAGCTGGAATAGACCGATATTATTCTGGGTACCAAGTGTGTACAAAAGGTGTTGGAtttttttagtttgtgtgaCTTTCGTTTCCATGGTGCTA
Proteins encoded:
- the lingo2 gene encoding leucine-rich repeat and immunoglobulin-like domain-containing nogo receptor-interacting protein 2, producing the protein MVDCMSKVMLHTVISCWPPFLGLALVAVFVGSTLGCPSRCECSAQTKAVVCHRKRMPSIPDGIPTETRILDLSKNKLTMINPDDFFAFPGLEELDLSGNIISYVEPGAFNALFTMHSLSLKSNRIKLIPLGVFTGLTNLTRLDISDNKIVILLDYMFQDLHNLKFLEVGDNDLVYISHRAFSGLLSLEMLTLERCNLTVVPTEALSHLHNLVSLHLRYLSISTLHSYSFKKLFRLRLLEIDFWPSLDHVPANTLHGLNLTALFITNTNLSSFPYQALKHLPYLTHLNLSFNRIRHIEGGMLMELVRLQELHLVGAQLTTIEPYAFQGLRGLKVLNVSHNRLDTLEKGVFQSPEALEVLLIDNNPLVCDCRLMWILQKRHSIFFGDSQPECSTPEGIRGRPFKEFKETLLSYYVTCTKPKIRENKTQTITVDEGQQAMLRCSAEGTPRPIVSWLSPRRRVLTSRSHGRVTLHNNGTLEIKSAEVQDSGVYLCLASNSAGNDTLMTSLAVKSLGSLYANRTQYYTDPSNTTANGTAGVTLGLDLKTILVSTAMGCFTFLGVVLFCFLLLFVWSRGKGKHKNNIDVEYVPRSKSNGTNVDSAEGQAGPRRFNMKMM